CCTAATGAATAATCGGTACATATATCTCATGTTTTGAAATAAGGAGGCCTTACGGCCTCCTCGCTTTAAGCGGGTTTCCGTCTTAGACGGAAACCACCTCGTATACTGAAATCATTTCACTCAGCCTCCTTCCAGAAGTGTTCTTGCCCGGCCGGACACTTATTATTAAGCCATACCCGTAGGGGAGTTACAAGTTCAAAAACAGTTATAACTGTTCTCCACCAGTCTTAGTTCCCCTCAGAATCGCTTTCAACCGCCGTTTGCACATAGGAAGGCATTTCCCCATTATGGAGTAACCACAGCTCGTGAAGCGCTCGTGTACAACCTACATACATCAGCTTCGCATCCCATGCTGTCGCTCCGTAATGGTCTTGATCGGCATCTGCTAAGATGACCGCATCAAATTCCAAACCTTTAGATAAATACACAGGTAGTACCGATAATCCACCCTGATATTGCGTCATACTACCGTCGATCAGATGAATATCATCAAAATGCTGCTCTAGTTCAGCGTACAGCTCTGTGGCTTCACGTAGACTACGTGTCAGCACAGCCACCGTACGATATTCCCTTCCAGACAGGGACTTCAGTGCCGATTGTATAGTGCTCAAACGAGCATTTCCTTCAGCTTCCCGTTCTCCGACTATTTCTCCGTAGGCGATCATCCGAACAGGGTCACCACTACGAAAGACAGGAACAGCCAACAACGAACTTTCTACTCCCGAGGATAGAATTCCATTAGCGAAGTCTATAATTTCCATGGTTGAACGATAGCTGCGTGTCAACGCATGGTAAGCCGTGTTCTCAGGGGCAAATAAGGTCTGCATCTCTTCCCATGCGTGTACGCCTTTATAAGCGTGTATACCCTGCGACAGATCGCCTAGAATGGTAAAGGAATGTCCACGCACGTATAAATCCAGTACGGCAATTTGGAAGGGGGAGAAATCCTGGGCTTCATCGATCACCACATGATCAAAACGAGCGCCGCCTTCGTTCCCATTCAAAAGATAATAAATATATAACAGAGGTGGTAAATCCTCTTCACGTATAATCCCTTTTTTCAGCTCTTTTGCCGTTTCCTTCAGCACAGCTGCTGGAATATTCTCAGGTGGATCCACCGGCCAATCTTCCGGGACTTTAGCCGCACGAAAGATTTGCTTGTAGATCGTCAGCGGATCATACTTAGGCCATTTTGCACTGTATGCTTTTTCTCGTGCAGCACCTTTTTTCTTGCGATCCTTCATAGCTGCAGCTGAAGGACTCTTCTTCAGCTCCATCTCAATCCAGCGATGTATCCGTGCCATTACACGTTCCTTACGCTTCGCTGGCGGATAAGGAGCGTACTCCTCATTATGCCAGCGCAAGATCATGGAGCGGCGCAGTACAGCACCTTCCCATGGGATAAAATCACCCTCAGGTACCGAGCTGCTTTCCAATAGCTTGATGCTGGACTCTATTATTCCCATCAACACCGTAGAACCCTTGAAGCGTCCAGGTGTCTCTTCTGTAATCACAGGCATGCCGCCCGGAGTTTCGAACCAACGATTCATCGTCTCCGTAGCATCTTGCTCTGGAAGCTCCAGACCT
This genomic stretch from Paenibacillus sp. FSL H7-0737 harbors:
- a CDS encoding HelD family protein — translated: MEDNFQSAYQEEEDRLNQALTEIDTLLEKLNQTPVYTGHDYTEQVLEANRDQKRKDLAKLRQEPYFGRLDFQGNDEKQRKALYIGKIGVDREQVSDRPLVIDWRAPVASLFYSFTGGTEPASYEAPEGLIEGLVYLKRNVVIRKQILERVADTYNRESDAPVVSDEFLVYRLGENKDNRLRDIVSTIQEEQDKIIRAAKNTALIIQGVAGSGKTTVALHRLAFLLYQYKDQVSAEKMIIFAPNRMFLDYISDVLPELGVGNIAQSTFPDWAANVLGLELPEQDATETMNRWFETPGGMPVITEETPGRFKGSTVLMGIIESSIKLLESSSVPEGDFIPWEGAVLRRSMILRWHNEEYAPYPPAKRKERVMARIHRWIEMELKKSPSAAAMKDRKKKGAAREKAYSAKWPKYDPLTIYKQIFRAAKVPEDWPVDPPENIPAAVLKETAKELKKGIIREEDLPPLLYIYYLLNGNEGGARFDHVVIDEAQDFSPFQIAVLDLYVRGHSFTILGDLSQGIHAYKGVHAWEEMQTLFAPENTAYHALTRSYRSTMEIIDFANGILSSGVESSLLAVPVFRSGDPVRMIAYGEIVGEREAEGNARLSTIQSALKSLSGREYRTVAVLTRSLREATELYAELEQHFDDIHLIDGSMTQYQGGLSVLPVYLSKGLEFDAVILADADQDHYGATAWDAKLMYVGCTRALHELWLLHNGEMPSYVQTAVESDSEGN